A genomic window from Algoriphagus sp. Y33 includes:
- a CDS encoding co-chaperone YbbN produces MPRRNPKDVIVKSQEAILVDFHADWCGPCQTMDPIIDEVLRELGGKIKLLKINIDKSPQLAQQFAVRSIPNYILFKKGKILWRKGGLITKRDLMHGLKGFI; encoded by the coding sequence ATGCCTAGGCGTAACCCCAAAGATGTAATCGTTAAAAGCCAAGAGGCTATCTTGGTGGATTTCCATGCAGACTGGTGTGGCCCCTGTCAGACGATGGATCCCATTATTGATGAGGTACTCAGGGAATTGGGGGGCAAAATCAAGTTACTAAAAATCAATATTGACAAAAGCCCTCAGCTTGCCCAACAATTTGCCGTACGTTCCATTCCCAATTACATCCTTTTCAAAAAAGGTAAAATTCTCTGGAGAAAAGGCGGTTTGATTACCAAGCGGGATCTGATGCATGGATTGAAAGGGTTTATTTAG
- a CDS encoding OmpH family outer membrane protein has translation MMKVKVILSAIALLCVGFAAQAQEVKIGYTNVEFIMDLMPEMEQIAADIKDYETQLQTTLQIKGEDFQRQVQTFEQASQTMTEEARAAKVQELTALRDNLQKMESDTQISYQRKLGELLSPVQTKVVNAINAVAAENNYTHIFAESAGQAPILLYTKEEDKFTELVLAKLGLEMPAAPAGN, from the coding sequence ATGATGAAAGTTAAAGTTATCCTTTCCGCAATAGCCTTGCTTTGCGTAGGATTCGCAGCTCAGGCGCAAGAAGTTAAGATTGGTTATACCAATGTGGAATTTATCATGGATTTGATGCCCGAGATGGAGCAGATAGCTGCCGACATTAAGGATTATGAAACACAGCTTCAGACTACCTTACAAATAAAAGGCGAGGACTTCCAGCGTCAGGTTCAAACGTTTGAGCAGGCATCCCAGACCATGACTGAAGAAGCGAGAGCAGCTAAGGTACAAGAATTGACGGCTCTTAGAGATAATCTTCAAAAAATGGAATCTGATACACAAATCAGCTATCAAAGGAAATTGGGAGAACTTCTTTCGCCGGTTCAGACTAAGGTGGTGAATGCCATCAATGCTGTAGCAGCAGAGAATAACTACACACATATCTTTGCTGAATCAGCCGGTCAGGCACCTATCTTACTTTACACCAAGGAAGAAGATAAATTCACTGAGCTGGTATTGGCAAAGCTGGGTTTAGAGATGCCGGCTGCGCCTGCAGGAAATTAA
- a CDS encoding OmpH family outer membrane protein — protein MNKSLKIVFLLLFALQLRPLMAQKIGYIDSEYILNKHPDYKIIQQELENISAEWKKEAQNLDKKIKDLTVQLKAEEVLLTEEMYQQRLEAIKLKQKESQEFNSRIFGIEGQYFQKQAELMQPLQSKIYDAIEIVTRRNNLGMLFDKAAEPSAIIYTDPRHDYSEFVLEELGIEENK, from the coding sequence ATGAATAAATCACTGAAAATTGTATTTTTGCTACTCTTTGCGCTTCAATTGAGGCCTTTGATGGCTCAGAAGATCGGTTACATTGATTCAGAATATATTCTCAACAAGCATCCCGATTACAAAATCATACAGCAAGAGCTGGAAAACATCAGTGCTGAATGGAAGAAAGAGGCACAAAATTTGGATAAAAAGATCAAAGATCTTACTGTTCAGTTGAAGGCAGAGGAAGTACTTCTTACAGAAGAAATGTACCAGCAACGGCTGGAAGCAATTAAGTTGAAACAAAAAGAATCCCAAGAATTCAATAGCAGAATTTTTGGAATAGAGGGGCAATACTTCCAAAAACAAGCGGAATTGATGCAACCTCTGCAATCCAAGATCTATGATGCGATTGAAATTGTGACTCGAAGAAACAACCTGGGTATGCTATTTGATAAAGCAGCAGAACCATCAGCAATTATCTATACAGACCCCCGGCACGATTATTCGGAGTTTGTCTTGGAAGAATTGGGAATAGAAGAAAACAAATAA